A genomic segment from Desulfonatronum lacustre DSM 10312 encodes:
- the nadD gene encoding nicotinate (nicotinamide) nucleotide adenylyltransferase has product MKVGVFGGCFNPVHHGHLRLAIEALEILGLDRVELVPAAIPPHKGQRDMLPFGLRCRLVQKALHGLPDLHCSLIEGGRPGPSYTGDTLEELARAMPGSRLFFLLGVPDLLTLPSWKDGLALTHKAHFVAVARQDMALKTTRTFVREHWPRSGEPLLRERDWRRVWEWPLEGDARSILLIRPPYLDISATMIRDYWSAGRDLRFLLPDPVLAELVRKRYLVERYWARQEPWRDVGQADHAKPDPLKGGCIHGR; this is encoded by the coding sequence ATGAAGGTCGGCGTTTTCGGTGGGTGCTTCAACCCCGTGCATCACGGCCATCTGCGTCTGGCCATTGAAGCCCTGGAAATCCTTGGACTGGACCGGGTGGAACTGGTTCCGGCCGCTATCCCGCCGCACAAGGGACAGCGGGATATGTTGCCCTTTGGCCTGCGTTGTCGCCTGGTGCAAAAGGCTCTTCATGGGCTTCCCGATTTGCACTGCTCCCTGATCGAGGGCGGCCGGCCCGGTCCGTCGTACACCGGAGACACGCTGGAAGAGCTGGCACGGGCGATGCCCGGAAGCCGGCTCTTTTTTTTACTCGGCGTCCCGGATCTGCTGACCCTGCCGTCCTGGAAAGACGGTTTGGCCCTGACCCACAAGGCCCATTTCGTGGCCGTGGCCCGACAGGACATGGCCCTGAAAACGACGCGGACCTTTGTCCGCGAGCATTGGCCCCGAAGCGGTGAACCCCTTTTGCGTGAGCGGGATTGGAGACGGGTCTGGGAGTGGCCCCTGGAGGGGGACGCACGGTCGATCCTGTTGATCCGCCCCCCTTATCTGGACATCAGCGCGACCATGATCCGGGACTACTGGAGCGCGGGCCGGGATCTCCGGTTTCTCCTGCCGGACCCCGTGCTGGCCGAATTGGTCCGGAAGCGGTATTTGGTGGAGCGGTACTGGGCAAGGCAAGAGCCCTGGCGCGATGTCGGCCAAGCCGACCACGCCAAGCCCGACCCGCTGAAAGGTGGTTGCATCCATGGCCGATGA